From one Lycium ferocissimum isolate CSIRO_LF1 chromosome 5, AGI_CSIRO_Lferr_CH_V1, whole genome shotgun sequence genomic stretch:
- the LOC132057001 gene encoding protein ENDOPLASMIC RETICULUM-ARRESTED PEN3, with product MENSTTNDAQRTTIQSGDRVKLNVGGKLFETTVSTLRSGGPDSLLSALSNRSTNNPVFIDRDPEIFSALLSLLRSNRLPSTSKTRFTNQELIDEALYYGIESNLRSSLATCHLNGIDASLFTTIRPSSDGVVTDFNAVDNDGSVWVAHGGQVSVYDWSLAHSETVRTHLDYISEIKKVGPELCGVGSEFESGLHFYNLANGRRVGSVEWTDPSDPRIYKAKVNAIVDSPGSCFASFECQHRENVVLCIDKSTLRAVHELGRQSGNSAKSTVVGKLTFLSEINVVAGVSVTAGAFGYSGYVRLWDPRSGDVVWEANEPGSGRSSRFGDSFADVDFDLEDMTMFKICSKSGDLAVADVRKLSDDPWVYLEEKNPCMRHAGGGSSSLNIHCYRKQVFVGRGGELEVWSRMVEKESGDVEERERVLHEGLYRRNYMDKVEDKERGIIKKIEGAGDRLFVTREDVEGIEVWQSSQFSGAVLNL from the coding sequence ATGGAGAACAGTACAACCAACGATGCACAACGTACCACCATTCAATCCGGCGATCGCGTAAAACTCAACGTAGGCGGCAAACTCTTCGAAACAACAGTATCCACACTCCGCTCCGGTGGGCCTGATTCCCTCTTATCCGCTTTATCAAACCGGTCCACCAACAACCCGGTTTTCATAGACCGTGACCCAGAAATATTCTCAGCACTCTTATCACTCCTCCGGTCTAACCGTCTCCCATCAACTTCCAAAACCCGGTTCACAAATCAAGAACTCATAGACGAAGCTCTTTACTACGGTATCGAATCAAATCTCAGATCTTCACTCGCCACCTGTCATCTCAACGGCATCGACGCTTCACTTTTCACAACTATTCGTCCTTCGTCTGACGGTGTTGTAACGGACTTTAACGCCGTTGATAATGATGGGTCTGTTTGGGTGGCTCATGGTGGACAGGTGTCGGTTTATGATTGGAGCTTAGCACATAGTGAGACTGTACGGACTCATCTTGATTATATTAGTGAGATTAAGAAGGTTGGGCCCGAATTGTGTGGTGTCGGGTCGGAATTTGAGTCGGGGCTCCATTTTTATAACTTGGCTAATGGGAGACGGGTCGGGTCTGTCGAATGGACCGACCCGTCTGACCCGAGGATCTATAAGGCGAAAGTCAACGCTATCGTTGACTCGCCGGGTTCTTGTTTTGCTTCTTTCGAGTGTCAACATAGAGAAAATGTTGTTCTTTGTATCGATAAGTCGACGTTGAGAGCTGTTCATGAGTTGGGGAGACAATCTGGGAATTCAGCAAAGTCAACTGTTGTAGGAAAGTTGACTTTTTTGTCTGAAATTAATGTTGTGGCGGGTGTTTCTGTTACTGCAGGGGCGTTTGGGTATTCGGGTTATGTCAGGTTGTGGGACCCCCGGTCCGGGGATGTTGTTTGGGAGGCGAATGAGCCTGGGTCGGGTAGGAGCAGTAGGTTTGGGGATTCGTTTGCTGATGTTGACTTTGACCTTGAGGATATGACAATGTTCAAGATTTGTTCGAAATCGGGTGATTTGGCAGTGGCGGATGTGCGTAAATTGAGCGATGATCCGTGGGTttatttggaagagaagaatccGTGTATGAGGCATGCAGGTGGTGGGAGTAGTAGTTTGAATATTCACTGTTATAGAAAACAGGTGTTTGTGGGAAGAGGTGGAGAGTTAGAAGTGTGGTCGAGAATGGTGGAAAAGGAAAGTGGTGATGTTGAGGAGAGGGAAAGGGTGTTGCATGAAGGGTTGTATAGAAGGAATTATATGGATAAAGTGGAGGATAAAGAAAGAGGGATTATAAAGAAGATTGAGGGAGCTGGAGATAGGTTGTTTGTTACTAGAGAAGATGTTGAGGGGATTGAGGTGTGGCAAAGTTCTCAGTTTTCTGGTGCTGTTTTAAATTTGTGA